The DNA window CAGGCAATGGCGTGGCGTGCGGCGTGCCGGAAGTCCAGCACGATGCCCGGCAGCTCGGATGCGTCCAGCGCGCGCGGCTCGGAGGTCTCGGTGAAGGTGGGAACGCCGTCGCGAAGGAGTACGGTCTTGGTCTTGGCGCGCACAGCCGAAGGGCCGACAGGCGACACATTGCCCGGCTGCAGCGAGGTGTGCGAGACGCGGCCCACATGCCACAGCTGCGCGACGATTTTGCCGCCTGCCTTGTGCACGGCGCTGGTGACTTGCTTCCAGCCGTCGAGTTGCTCTGTGCTGTAGAGGCCGGGCACATCGGCATAGCCCTGGCCTTGCGGGCTGATGGCCACCCCTTCGCTGATGAGCAGGCCGGCACTGGCGCGCTGGGCGTAGTACTGGGCCATGAGGGCCGTGGGAATGGCGCCCGGGGCACGGTTGCGGGTGAGCGGCGCCATGGCGATGCGGTTGTCCAGGGCGATGTCGCCTGCGTGGATGGGTTCGAAAAGGGTCGGCATAGTGGTCTTCAAGGTAAAGCGTTGCGGCCAAGCGTAGTGCTGCTGTGGGCGCAGTGCAATGCTGCAGGCGACAGCAGGGTTCTGGTAGGTGGGGCTCAATCATGGATTGAAAAGGGGCTTGAAGGCAAATTTCACCAGCGGTGGAAGCTATTGTTGTGATAGCAAATTTTGCTGCGAGGCAGTGCCTTGCCCCAGGGGCTGGCGCGCCGGGCTGCTGCGGCACAATCTGTGCGATGCACGAATGTTCTTCTCCCGCTCCGGCGCCGGGTGGCCGGGTGGTGTGGCTGGCCCTGGCGCTTTCGCTGGGGGCTGCGGTGTCGCTGGGGATTACGCGCTTTGCCTACGCGCTGCTACTGCCGCCGATGCGCGAAGACCTGGGCTGGTCGTACACGCTGGCGGGGGGCATGAACACGATCAATGCGCTGGGCTACCTGCTGGGCGCTCTGGCCACGCCGCTGCTGCTGCGGCGCTATGCCCCCGGGCCGTTGCTGCTGGCCGGGGCTGTGCTGGCCACGCTGTTCATGGGCTCGTGCGGTTTCTTTCTGGATGCGCCTTCGCTGCTTTTGCAGCGCTTGCTGGCGGGGGTGGCCAGCGCGCTGATCTTTATTGCCGGCGGGCTGATGGCTGCGCGCCTGGGGGCACTGGATGCCCCACGCAGCGGCTTGCTGCTGGGGCTGTACTACGGTGGTACGGGTTGGGGGATCAGCCTGTCAGCATTCTTGGTGCCCGCGGTGCTGGCGGCCGCCCCTGGCCCGCACAACTGGACCTGGGCCTGGTGGGCGCTGGCGCTGGCCTGCGCTGTGGCCACGCTGGGCATTGTGTGGCCGGTGCGCGTGCTGCGCCGCCTGGACGCCGCGCCCGCCGTGGCGCCGGTCGCTTCAGCCCCCGGCGCGCCTGCAACGCTTGCGCCTGTTGCGCCACGGCTGTTTACGGTGCGGGCCTTTGCCCCGGCGCTGGCGGGTTATGCCATGTTTGGCGTGGGCTATATCGGCTACATGACCTTTGTCGTGGCGCTGCTGCGCACGCAGGGTGTGGGCAGCGGGGCCATCACGCTGTTTTATGCGTTGCTGGGGCTGGCGGTGGTGCTGTCGTCGCGCATCTGGGCCGGTCTGCTCGACCGCAGCCGGGGCGGACAGGCGCTGGCTTTGCTGAGCGGCCTGCTGGGGCTGGCCACGGTGCTGCCGGCCTTGACGGCCTCGTGGCCGGTGGCACTCGCCTCGGGCCTGCTGTTTGGCGGGGTGTTTTTGTCGGTCGTCGCTTCGACCACGGCCCTGGTGCGGCACAACCTGCCGCCCTCGCAGTGGGCGGTCGGTATCAGTGCGTTCACCATTGTTTTTGCGGCCGGGCAGATCATGGGGCCCACGGTGGTCGGCGCGATTGCCGACGGCCCGGGCGGGCTGGCACGCGGGTTGGTGTTTTCGGCCGGGGCGTTGTGGCTGGGCGCGCTGCTGGCGTGGCGCCAGCAGGCGCTGGAGGGGTAAGACTTCCCGCACTTATCCGCGTTGCGTGGTCACACGATGGGCCGTGCATCGCGCAGGGCAGCGGCGAGCTTATGCGATCAGGCCTTCGGCTTTCATGGTCGCCACGACGGCGGGGCGCTCGCCCACACGCTTGCGGTAGGCGGTGAGGTGGGGGAGGTGGGCCAGATCCATGCCCACCACGCGCGGCCAGCCGCTCACGGTGAACAGGTAGGCGTCGGCCACGGTGAACTGGCCGCCCATCAGGTAGTCGCGCCCGGCCAGTTGCGCATCAACCCAGGCCAGGCGGCCCAGCAGGCGCTCTTTGACGGCGGTCTTGTATTCCTCGTTCGCGTTGCCGCCAAACAGGGGTGAGAAGCCCTTGTGCAGTTCGGTGCCGATAAAGGTCAGCCATTCCTGCAGTTGGTAGCGCTCGAAACTTCCCGCGGGCGGGGCGAGCTGCTTGTCAGGCACCAGGTCGGCCAGGTACTGCACGATGGCCGGGCCTTCGCGCAGGGTGCGGCCATCGTCGAGCACGAGGAAAGGCACGTAGCCCAGGGGGTTGATCGTGTAGAAGTCGGTGCCGTCCGGTAGCTTGTGTGTCTTGGTGGGCGCGGCGATGGCTTCGTGCGGCAAGCCCGCTTCGTGCAGAACGATGTGCGGTGACATAGAACAGGCGCCGGGAGAGTAGTACAGCTTCATGGACGGTTTCCTTGGGTCAAAAGTCGAAGCCGCCATGGTAGGCCCAGCGGTGCGGGCGTGCTGTTGCGTGGGCAGAAACCATGCAGTTCAAGATGCTGCGCCCCGGTGCTGCAGGAGGCGTTGCAGCGCAGGATCACGCCGATCAGTCCATGGGCTGCGCTGCTGTGGTTCCCAGCACCACCGCCTCGGGCCGCTGCAGCAGGGCCTTGAGCAGCGGAGGCTCGAAGTGCCGGCGCACCGAGATGGCGTAGAAGTTTTCGTACAAATCGGGCACCACGCCGTATTCCACCAGGCGGCCGCTGCGCAGTTCGTCTTGCACCACCACGCTGGGCAGCAGGGCGATGCTGTCGGAGTCGCGCGCCAGCAGGCGCATCAGCGCCATGTCGTCCACCTCGGCGCGCAGCCGGTAGCGGATGCCGCGCTGCTCGCACATCAGGTCGAACGCGGCGCGGATGTCGTTGTCACGCCCGGGCAGCAGCAGCGGCGTATCGGCCAGGTCTTGTGGAAAGCGAAAGGGTTTGGCGCCAGGCCGCGCCTTGCCCACCAGGCTCACGGGCTGGCGCGCGATGCGCTGGCAGCGCCAGGGGTTGTCGGTGCTCGCGTGCACGCGCTGGTTTGACAAGATCAGGTCCAGCGTGTGCACGCGCAGGCGGGCCAGCAACTCCAGCAGGTTGCCCGAGTGCAGCACCAACTCGACGTCATCGCGTTCGAGCAGCGGATGCAAAAAGTTCTCTTGAAAATTGCGCGACAACGTGGCTACAGCCCCGATGCGCAGCACCTGGCGCTCGTCACGGTGGCCCTCGCGCATGAGCGCCATGAGCTCGTTGCCCGAGGCAAAAATCGACTCGGCATAGCCCAGCGCGAGCTGCCCTGCCTCGGTCAGCTGCAGGCTGCGGCCCACGCGCGCAAACAGCGGCTGGCCGAGCTGTTCTTCGAGCTGCCGGATCTGCGCCGACAGCGCCGATTGCGAGACATGCAGGTGCGTGGCTGCGCGCGTGAGGTTGCCCTCTTTGGCGACGGCCCAGAAGTAGTGCAGGTGGTGGAAGTTGAGGCGCGACACCAGTTGAACGTTCTTTTAAACAGTACAAAATGTGCTTAAAAATGCATTTTACAGAATGATTTCAGATCGGCAAAGTCACAGTATTCGTGAGAAAGGACACTGTGATGGCTGGATTTTTTTCGGTGAGCAGTGCGGACTTGCCCCTGTGGCACGCCGCGCTGGTGGGGGCCCCGGCGCTGTGGGCCGGGCTGGCGGCAGCGCTGGTGGCTGGCGTGGCCCGCAAAGACACAAGCCCGGTGGTGGCCTGGCGCATCGCAGGTGTGGCCAGCCTGGCTGCTCTGGTGGCTGCGGGTTTAGGCCTGCTGGCGGTGGCGCTGGGCTCGGCAGGCGTGGGCTACGGGGTCCGCGCCGATGTGGTCGGGGCACTGGTCATGCTGCTGGTGGCTTTTGTGGGCTGGGTCATCGTGCGCTACTCGCAGACCTACCTGCAGGGCGAACGGCGCGAGCTGCACTACGTGCGCTGGCTCCTGGCCACGCTGGCCACGGTGCTGGTGGTGGTGGCCACCGACCATCTGCTGGTGCTGGCCCTGGCCTGGACGGCCACCAGCCTCACGCTGCACCACCTGCTGATTTTCTTTGGTGACCGACCGGCGGCGGTGGTGGCCGCGCACAAGAAGTTCATCGTGGCGCGCCTGGCCGATGTGTGCATGCTGGGTGCCACGGCGCTGCTGTGGGTGGCTTATGGCACGCCGCACATCCACGCCATGCTGGCGCAGGCTGCGGACGCGCCCCTGCCAGGATCGGTGCAACTGGCCGTGGTGCTGCTGGCATGTACGGCGGTGCTCAAATGTGCGCAACTGCCGTTCCATGGCTGGCTCATCCAGGTGATGGAGGCGCCCACGCCGGTATCGGCCCTGCTGCATGCGGGCATCGTGAACCTGGGCGGCTTTGTGTTGCTGCGTTTTGCCCCGCTGGTGTCTGAGGTGCCTGCTGCGCAAACCCTGCTGGTGGTGGCTGGTGCAGCCACGGCCGTATTGGCGGCGCTGGTGATGACGACGCGCATCAGCATCAAGGTGATGCTGGCCTGGTCCACCTGTGCGCAGATGGGTTTCATGCTGATGCAGTGCGGCCTGGGGGCCTGGGACATGGCGCTGCTGCACCTGCTGGCGCACTCGCTCTACAAGGCACATGCCTTTTTGGGCGCAGGCGGTGCCGTGCGGCGTGCGCAACTGGTGCAGCTGACGCCGCAGGCGCCAGCCTGCGGGCTGGGCGCGACGCTGGTGGGTGCTGTCACCGGCATGGCCATGGTGCTTGTCGCCGGTGCTCTGTGGAGCCTGTGGATGCCGGGTTTGGTGGCATCGCCTGCGATGTGGGTGCTGGCGGGTGTGGTGTCGCTGGCGCTTACGCCCCTGGTGCGGGCGCAAGCACAAAGCGCCTCGTGGATCGCGTTGGCGGGTGCTGCGCTGTGTGTGGCGCTGACGTATTTCGGACTGCATGTGCTGCTGGGCGGTTGGCTGGGTATGCCAGCGCCGCAGCCGGTGACCGCACTCTGGGTGGGCGCTGCGCTGGCTTTTGTCGTCCTGTTCGTGTTGCAGTCGGTCGTCACCCTGGCCCCAGGAGGGGTGCTGGCGCAGCGCCTGTACCCGTGGTTCTACGGCGGGCTGTTCCTGGATGAAAAGTTCAACAGCCTGGCCTTTGCGCTGTGGGCACCGCCTACACCTGCGCGGCAGGCCACCGCTTTGCCCATGCTGTCCGTGGTGGCTGCCCCGCCCGCACACCTGCATCCCGCCGCCTCTGGAGTGACACCATGACCGCACTTGCCCAGGACATCGATCGGGCCTGCGCCTGCATTGCGCCCACTTGGCCGCTGGACCAGTTCATTGCCGTCAACCCTTACTGGGGCTGGGTCGATAAGCCCATGCCACAGGCGGCGGCGGCATTGGAGGCCTTGGGCGGCACGCGCCTGACCATGCCGCGCAACTGGTTCGCCGCGCAGTGGCAAGCGGGGCATTTGCAGCGCCAGCACCTGCAAGCAGCAGCAGAGCGTGCCGCTGGCGACACCGCCGCTGCAGGCCGTGTGGAGCAGGAGGTCAATGCCCTGGTGGCTGCGCTGGAAGCGCCCACTGCTCCCTCTTTGCACCGGCTGCCCCTCATCACGGATCTGCGCGATGCCGGTGTGCCCCCACGCCCTGGGGTGTCGTGGGCTGAGATGGTTACGCACCAGGTCAGCCAGCACTGCGCGGCATTTTTTGACACGCAGCAGGCCAGCTGGGGCATGCCGCAGTCGGCGGGCTTGTGGGGCACCTGGCGCCAGCAGTTGGCAGTCGACCATGGCCTGCCGTGGCACCACGGCCATGCGGCGCTGGCCCAGCGGCTGGCGGCTTTGCCCGGCGATGCGCGGGCGGTGATTGCGCAGGCGCTGGCCGGGCTGGGCATGGATGCGCGCGGCCAGGCCGCTTACCTGAGCGCAGTGCTCATGGCGATCGGCGGCTGGGGCGCCTGGTGCGCATATGAGCGCTGGCAGGCGCGGTTGGCAGGCAAAGACGACGACCAGCTGGAGCAGCTTTTGGCGATTCGCCTGACCTGGGAATGGTTGCTGCACGACGATGCGCCGACGGGTACGGTGCCCGCAGGCTGGGCCGCGCAGTGGAGTGCCGCCGATGCCCTGGCCCGGCAATGCGAGGGCGCCCAGGCGCTGGACTGGCTGCTGCAGGACGCGCTGGAGACGGCCTACCAGCAGCCCTTGCTGGCGGGGTTGTCGAAGGCTGCGGCGGCCCCCGTCAAAGCACCCCAAGTGCAGGCACTTTTTTGCATCGACGTGCGCTCGGAAGTCTTTCGCCGGGCGCTCGAAGGCGTGGATGCGAGTGTGCAAACCCGTGGCTTTGCCGGGTTCTTTGGCTTGCCCATCGCCTATGCGCCAGTGGGCAGTGCGCTGACCCGCCCGCAGCTGCCGGGTCTGCTGTCGCCCGCGCTGTGTGTGACTGAAAGCGCGGGCGATGCCCACCTGGCGCAGGTGCTGGCGGGCCAGCGGCGCCGTGCGCTGCAATGGCGTGCACGGTGGGACCAGTTCCGCGCTGCACCAGCGTCGGGTTTTAGCTTTGTGGAATCGCTGGGGCTGCTGTACGGTGCCCAGCTGGCCCGGCAAAGCCTGCCGTCGGGCGCAAC is part of the Simplicispira sp. 125 genome and encodes:
- a CDS encoding YbfB/YjiJ family MFS transporter encodes the protein MHECSSPAPAPGGRVVWLALALSLGAAVSLGITRFAYALLLPPMREDLGWSYTLAGGMNTINALGYLLGALATPLLLRRYAPGPLLLAGAVLATLFMGSCGFFLDAPSLLLQRLLAGVASALIFIAGGLMAARLGALDAPRSGLLLGLYYGGTGWGISLSAFLVPAVLAAAPGPHNWTWAWWALALACAVATLGIVWPVRVLRRLDAAPAVAPVASAPGAPATLAPVAPRLFTVRAFAPALAGYAMFGVGYIGYMTFVVALLRTQGVGSGAITLFYALLGLAVVLSSRIWAGLLDRSRGGQALALLSGLLGLATVLPALTASWPVALASGLLFGGVFLSVVASTTALVRHNLPPSQWAVGISAFTIVFAAGQIMGPTVVGAIADGPGGLARGLVFSAGALWLGALLAWRQQALEG
- the gstA gene encoding glutathione transferase GstA, with the protein product MKLYYSPGACSMSPHIVLHEAGLPHEAIAAPTKTHKLPDGTDFYTINPLGYVPFLVLDDGRTLREGPAIVQYLADLVPDKQLAPPAGSFERYQLQEWLTFIGTELHKGFSPLFGGNANEEYKTAVKERLLGRLAWVDAQLAGRDYLMGGQFTVADAYLFTVSGWPRVVGMDLAHLPHLTAYRKRVGERPAVVATMKAEGLIA
- a CDS encoding LysR family transcriptional regulator, translated to MSRLNFHHLHYFWAVAKEGNLTRAATHLHVSQSALSAQIRQLEEQLGQPLFARVGRSLQLTEAGQLALGYAESIFASGNELMALMREGHRDERQVLRIGAVATLSRNFQENFLHPLLERDDVELVLHSGNLLELLARLRVHTLDLILSNQRVHASTDNPWRCQRIARQPVSLVGKARPGAKPFRFPQDLADTPLLLPGRDNDIRAAFDLMCEQRGIRYRLRAEVDDMALMRLLARDSDSIALLPSVVVQDELRSGRLVEYGVVPDLYENFYAISVRRHFEPPLLKALLQRPEAVVLGTTAAQPMD
- a CDS encoding NADH-quinone oxidoreductase subunit L codes for the protein MAGFFSVSSADLPLWHAALVGAPALWAGLAAALVAGVARKDTSPVVAWRIAGVASLAALVAAGLGLLAVALGSAGVGYGVRADVVGALVMLLVAFVGWVIVRYSQTYLQGERRELHYVRWLLATLATVLVVVATDHLLVLALAWTATSLTLHHLLIFFGDRPAAVVAAHKKFIVARLADVCMLGATALLWVAYGTPHIHAMLAQAADAPLPGSVQLAVVLLACTAVLKCAQLPFHGWLIQVMEAPTPVSALLHAGIVNLGGFVLLRFAPLVSEVPAAQTLLVVAGAATAVLAALVMTTRISIKVMLAWSTCAQMGFMLMQCGLGAWDMALLHLLAHSLYKAHAFLGAGGAVRRAQLVQLTPQAPACGLGATLVGAVTGMAMVLVAGALWSLWMPGLVASPAMWVLAGVVSLALTPLVRAQAQSASWIALAGAALCVALTYFGLHVLLGGWLGMPAPQPVTALWVGAALAFVVLFVLQSVVTLAPGGVLAQRLYPWFYGGLFLDEKFNSLAFALWAPPTPARQATALPMLSVVAAPPAHLHPAASGVTP
- a CDS encoding DUF2309 domain-containing protein, with the translated sequence MTALAQDIDRACACIAPTWPLDQFIAVNPYWGWVDKPMPQAAAALEALGGTRLTMPRNWFAAQWQAGHLQRQHLQAAAERAAGDTAAAGRVEQEVNALVAALEAPTAPSLHRLPLITDLRDAGVPPRPGVSWAEMVTHQVSQHCAAFFDTQQASWGMPQSAGLWGTWRQQLAVDHGLPWHHGHAALAQRLAALPGDARAVIAQALAGLGMDARGQAAYLSAVLMAIGGWGAWCAYERWQARLAGKDDDQLEQLLAIRLTWEWLLHDDAPTGTVPAGWAAQWSAADALARQCEGAQALDWLLQDALETAYQQPLLAGLSKAAAAPVKAPQVQALFCIDVRSEVFRRALEGVDASVQTRGFAGFFGLPIAYAPVGSALTRPQLPGLLSPALCVTESAGDAHLAQVLAGQRRRALQWRARWDQFRAAPASGFSFVESLGLLYGAQLARQSLPSGATPARWEDAGLPPAEAATLRPQMPQALSAPEEGAAIAHRVLTAMGLVRDFAPLVLVAGHGSQSANNPHAAGLDCGACGGQTGAVNARALADLLNTPAVREHLAPLGITIPSSTHFVPGLHNTTTDELVLLDADAVPPSHTARLERLRASLHAAGQRARAERAASLGLTSFAGNPQALLQSLRERANDWAQVRPEWGLVNNAAFIVAPRARSQHLNLGGRAFLHDYDHRLDPDNAVLTLIMTAPMVVTNWINLQYHASTVDNLRYGSGNKLLHNVVGGRLGVFEGNGGDLRIGLPMQSLHDGQVLRHTPLRLSVFIEAPREAIDAVMAQHAVVRDLVGNGWMHLFWLEPQGPRMAQCWQGRWLEVTPLASPAG